ATTGTGAAAATTCATcgtaaatttaaatgattttatgattttttaattatctgGACTTGAAACCAATAATGTGAGTGATTGAGTTAAGTTCTAatctaaaaaaaagaataactcAGAGCATCATCATACACTTCACGTTCCCACTAGGTTCAAAAAAGGCCGCACTGTTAAAGGAATGCCAAAAGTGTCACATcagtgattaatgagatggatGGACTCGCTTAAGACCTAATTTAACATGCACCCCCATTGGGTGTGATGCATTAGTATTGCTTTCCTAACTGGAACTCCTCGTGAATTGGATGATAAATCTTAGGTTTTCTTGATTTGTGCCGTCCAGGAAATGACTTCACAAACACTAGAAAGCATGTTGGTTTGCGCAAAACCAGATCAAGATCAAAAGAAGCCAAGGCCTGCAGCAGCAGAGCAACAACCTCAGAAATGTCCAAGATGTGACTCTGCCAACACGAAATTCTGTTACTATAACAATTACAGCCTGACTCAACCGCGATACTTCTGCAAATCCTGCAGAAGGTACTGGACTAAAGGAGGTACGCTGAGAAATGTTCCAGTTGGTGGTGGTtgtagaaaaaacaaaaaattatcatcAGCAAAGCGATCAAGCCAAGATAACATTAGCCCTAACAGCAGTAATTCCTCAACTGATTTGAGCCTAGCATTCGCCAGGCTCCAGAAACAGACAAATGCGATCGATCAAGAACAGGATACCAACAACAACATGTCAATGATGTACAATACTAACAACGATAACACTAGTACCACCTTTCTAGATGCACTAAGAGGTGGATTTCTCGAAAATCATCACGGATTGTTTCAACACAACATGTATAATTACGCGAACATGGGGCAATTGGTAGAGAATGGAGAAATGGGATTGAGTTATGATCAAGATCAAATGAGTATTGGTACAATGATGACAACAACGATGAAGCAAGAGATGTGCAACGTGGCACGATCAAGAGAAGGTcatgacaataataacaacaacaaagtcTTGTGGGGATTTCCATGGCAACAAATGAGTGGAGATCATCATGTTAACAACAACATGAATACAAATGATTTTGAATATTCAACAAACAAACAAAGTTGGAATGGATTTGGGGGTTCTTCTAATTGGCATGGACTTATTAATAGCCCTTTAATGTAGATGTTTAATTCATAGATTAGacagttttaatttttttaatttaaatatctaagAATATTATGTTTAGATGTTATTAATCCCtatgttgttttttttctttttttggtttcaTGGGTTGTGTATCATTTTTGTTTGTCTGTCTAATATTGATTAACAAAttaatgaaacttttttttcttatattctattggatttttcttttttaccccttttaaatgataatatttcatttttagtttttgtttaagaaaaagaaaaactttaactttaaactttaaaCTTAGGCTTAttggaataataataataataataattataataactttaAGGGTTAATCtgttataaaattttgagattaactttatcatatattttagataatttgattatattattaaaaaataacatgattttGAATCATCAAACGGCCCCTTATATCTATAAagatgttaaaatatatttaagatcacaaattttgaaacaaattaagtgtataataaaagtttcttatttttttattataaaaatcttATTCAATTAAACACTACTATGGTGTAATTAACACTCATTTATCTAagcaataaatatatttttttttcaattttttatttgatgtttaatatccaaattaaaatttgactaagttaaaATCGTATGTTACATGACATATTTTCGGAGATAATGCTAtcagaaagttttttttttttttaaattttcaaaacttgAACTCAAACTCGGATTCAAAATTTCGAAAATCATATCAAATTGATGATTCGGAGTTGGATTTATGAACACTATGTTTGACATACAAGCTGGGACTGTTGTATTTTGTctgcaaataaaatataaatattaaaatgaaatagtaGCTTGTTTTCAAGATATTCTATcatgattatttattattttaaggtaAGATCCGATGATTATTTATAACTGAAAGGGAATATTATGGaggaataattaaataataattaaagacaCAATTTTCATAATAGATTTTCATCTATTTGCCAGACCAAATCTTACTTCAAGATTTGGGCGTGACaggttttataatattttattttatatatatatatataatatattgtactaatttttcttttatatatatatatatatataaatgtctGTTATTGACAATTGAAAATTTGCTTTTGgataatttgatataatttttttagtgtcAAATATATCTCTCGATTTTATCGTTTTCTGCACCTTTTCCCCCTCCCCCCAATAGCCCCATCCCTATCAAGGGTAGAGGCGGGGGAGCAAAATCTTCTTTGTTGAAAAATTgttatcttatttttctttatatcttattttgattgtatatttttttgaatcgtattaaaaattgatttcatCTTAAGCATCGGAGTGAATAGTGTACCACAAAAGCTTTTGGTAATCTTATTGACGCATATCACAATATGGTTCCTTAATTAGAAATGATATTAAAGGGCTTTTGGTCTATTTTAGATCTGAGATTTCTTTGTACTAAGTTTGATGAAAGAAAGCAAAAAAAGAAGTCCTTAATCTGCAGAAATCCTATTATTTGGACTCGTAAAATATAACACACTCAAAATTTGAGGCTTAATCGAAATAATTTTTCAATCCTACAAAAATAGAATAAGATTAGTCCTATAGGTACTACAACAAAAAATGATTG
The DNA window shown above is from Solanum lycopersicum chromosome 11, SLM_r2.1 and carries:
- the LOC101250661 gene encoding dof zinc finger protein DOF5.3 produces the protein MCIMDHHQQEMTSQTLESMLVCAKPDQDQKKPRPAAAEQQPQKCPRCDSANTKFCYYNNYSLTQPRYFCKSCRRYWTKGGTLRNVPVGGGCRKNKKLSSAKRSSQDNISPNSSNSSTDLSLAFARLQKQTNAIDQEQDTNNNMSMMYNTNNDNTSTTFLDALRGGFLENHHGLFQHNMYNYANMGQLVENGEMGLSYDQDQMSIGTMMTTTMKQEMCNVARSREGHDNNNNNKVLWGFPWQQMSGDHHVNNNMNTNDFEYSTNKQSWNGFGGSSNWHGLINSPLM